The genomic stretch CGATAAAATCATAGGCACTATTTTCCACTATATTGTAATGAGGCTCGTTGTCCTTAAATTCTACATTGACAACTCCTGTGGGGTACTGTTTATCAGTTTGTATCCCAGACAAATCCATCCCCCAATCCGTTATACTTTGCTTAATCTTTTCCCCTTCCGAGTCGTTGCCCACCCGAGAGATAAATAAGGGAGAGACTCCAAAACCTTGTAAATGCCAAGCCACATTAAAAGGGGCTCCTCCTAACACCATCTTACCATCCGGAAATCGATCGAATAAAACTTCACCAAAAATAATTACTTGTGGGTTACTCATGAATATATAATATACGGTTGACACATTTTCAAGGACTTAAGCATAAGTCGTCAAATCCTTAAGCTATAATTTAATTGCTAACTATTTACTTTGAGACTATGGTAACAGTAATTACGAAACCAACTTTTACTTTAGATGATTTTTTAGCTAATCCCCCCAATCATCAAGAGTGGATTGACGGAGAATTAAAGGAGACAACAGGAATGACGATTAGACACAGCAAAATACAAGCTAAATTGGCTCGTTTATGGGGAAATTATGTTAATGACTCTCAACAAGAAGGAGAAATTTACACGGAATTGCCTTGTAAAACCCTGAAACAAGGAAGAAGGCCTGATGTTTGTTATCTTACCTCAGAATTGGTCAAAAATTATAGTAATGCCCCTAGTTTACCTCAAAGTCCACCGTTAATTGCGGAAATTGCTTCTCCGGCAGATTCTGCAGAAGATTTGTTTGCTAAAGCCAACGAATATTTAGCTTCTGGTGCTGAGGAAGTATGGTTAGTTTTGCCTGAAAATGAGAAAGTTATTATTATTATCCTCGATCGAACTTTAGTTTTCAGTAATGATGATATAGTAACAACCCAAAAAGTTTTAACAGGTTTTAATATCACCATCAATGATTTATTTAAGTAAAGATCGCACATCTTATCACCTAAATCTTACCTCAATAGGATTTTAGTATTATTACATCTACAGTACATTATTTCTACTTTTGTCCTACTTTATCTTTTATTGCAAGGGTGTTTAGGTTTAATCACTTATTACTTATTACTTATTACTTAGGCCATTTCCAAGAAAGAATTTACCCATCTTCTTTATAATTTCCTCTTTGTGTTTTGGGGGCTAGGGGGATTTAGCAGGTATATTTATTATTAGAAATCACCTTATTAATCATCAACCAGTGTTGCGCATACCAGCGGCAATACCATTGATAGTTAACAACGCACCTCTTAACAACTCATCTTTGCTATAGCGGAAGTGAATTAAACCTGCTTTGTCTTGACTTGCATATTGTCTCAAACGTTTCAGTAAGGATACTTGCAAAAATCCTAACGGTACGATCGTACCATTTCTTAGTTGCACAGATCGTTGTAGTTCAGGATCATTATCTAATAATCTTTCTTGTTCATTTATTTGCAAGACTATATCACGACTGAGATAGTATTCTTTGGCAATTTGGTTAAATACCTTCTGAAAACGTTCTTTATCTTCATCTTTCGACAATTCCGCCACATAATGACTAGCCATCTGCAAATCAACTTTAGAAAGAGTCATCTCCGCTTTAGAAATTACCATCTTAAAGAAAGGCCACTTTAAATAAAAATAGCGCAATAACTTCAAATTTTCGATCGGTTCTTGATTTAAAAAGTCTTGTAGTGCAGTACCTACTCCATACCATGCCGGAAGTAGGAAACGACTTTGAGTCCAACTAAAAACCCAAGGAATAGCACGGAGAGAGGATATATCTTTTTTCCCACTGCTACGACGGGCAGGACGAGAGCTTATTTGTAATTTACTAATTTCTTCAATAGGCGTTACCGATAAAAAGAAGTCGATAAAGTCGGGTTGTTCATATATTAATTGACGATAGGCTTTACGAGACGACGCAGAAATTTCTTCCATTATCTCATTCCAAGGCTCAATATCATCAAAACCGCTACCGAGTAAACTAGCTTGAATAACCGCAGTACTGATGGTTTCAAGATTATATAATGCCAATTCAGGCAGAGAGTATTTAGACGCTAACACTTCTCCTTGTTCAGTAATTTTAATTCTACCGTCGATCGTAGAGGTCGGTTGTGCTAAAATAGCGGCGTAAGCTGGCCCTCCACCACGTCCTACAGAGCCACCACGACCATGAAATATTTTTATATCTAAACCGTATTTATCCCCGATTCTAGCAAGGGTTTTTTGTGCTTTGTGAATTTCCCAGTTACTGCTTAAAAATCCTGAATCTTTGTTACTATCCGAGTAACCTAACATCACCTCTTGTAAATTTTTAGGAAATAATTCAGGTAGGATGAGGTTAGAGGAGAATTTAATATTTTCATAGCCTCCTGTCAAACAAGCCTTATATAAAGGTAACTCGAACAATTCAGACATTACCATCGGCGCTCGTTTTAAGTCTTCCACTGTCTCGAATAATGGTACGATACGAATACTTGTTACTCCTAAAATGGGATCATATAATCCTGCTTCTTTTGCCAATAACAAGACTTCTAGGACATCGCTGACATAGTTTGTCATGCTGATAATATAGGTATGACATATATCTAAGCCAAATTCTAATTGTAAGGCTTTTAATACTTTAAAGGTTTCGATCGTCTCAATAGTAGGATCTGAGAATGTAACCTCCGTTGGAATCAAAGGACGACGGGTTTTCAATTCCTGTACTAACCATTCGGTTTTTTCTGCTTCCGATAATTCGTTGTAGGGTTTATCTAACACGCCTAAATACTCAGCAATTTCGTTAAGAGCTTCGGAGTGACGAGAAGAGTCTTGACGAAAATCGAGAGGAGTGAGATGAAAACCAAATATTTCTACTTGAGAGATTAAATGATCTAATTCTTGGCATTTTAAACCCGTTTTTTCTAGGTTTATTTTAATTAAGTTTAGATCTTCTAACAACTCAAATTTTGAGGGATAGAGATTATCTTCTTTATTTGCTAGTTTGATCGATTTTCTGGTATCGGGATTTGATAAGGCTTGATTTCGAGCTTGAGTATTTTTTAATCTTTGCTCAATATAAGCTAATTTTAAGCGGTAAGGTTCTTGACGATAGCGAACATACAATTTATCATACAGTTCTGGCATCCGAATACGATCGCGTTCTAAAGAATCTAATAATTCAGGTAATACATTACACCAGTGTAAAGATAAACTGAGAATATCGTTAAGTTGTTCCATCGAACTTAAATACTTATCAATGACAAGATTACGTTGATAACAAGCTGTTGACCATGTTACCTCTGGAGTCACAAACGGATTACCATCTCGATCGCCTCCTACCCATGAACCAAAATAACAAAATTTGTGAGTTGGGGGTTTTAATTTAGGGAAAGTATTATGTAACGCCTGTTTTAAACGAATAAACAATTCGGGAATAGTGTCAAATAAAACCTCTTGAAAGTAGTGTAAAGCATAGTCGACCTCATCTAAAACCGTTGGCTTAAATTGATGAAGTTCATCAGTACGCCACCATAAACGAACTTCTTCCATCAAACGTTGACGATAGTTTTCAGCTTCCCAAGAATTGGTTAAACCCATGGCACGATAAGACTCTTCGGCGGTGTCCAATTTTTCCAAAATGAAAGAAATACGCCGTTGTTTTTTCCGAATAGTATGACGAACAATTTCGGTGGGGTGAGCGGTGAAAACTAAGCTAATATCTAATTTATCTAGTAATTGTTGAATTTTGGGGGGAGGCATATTCAACTTTTGTAAATGAGGGAAAAGCCAATGAAAAGTACCCCCACTAGCAGGATTTTCTTTGGGATTAAAATAACTAGGATTTTCTTCCCCATTAGTCAAAACTGAAGGCTTGTGATTTTTTGATTCGGGGGGTTGAATAGCGTTAACTTGATCTTCTGTTGTAGTTCTGCGAATTAACTTTTGCGTTCTTTGTTCGTAATGTTGTTCTACAATGTTAATTAATTGGAAATATAGGGCAAAAGCACGAGCCGATTTAATAGCATCATCTAACTCTAATTGTTCAATCCACTTACTTGCTGAAATTTCTTGAGCTGTAGTTGTTTGACCTTCAGGAGAACAAGCAGACTTCAATTTATCCAACAAATCCACCAATTCTTGTCCACATTCATTCGTTAACACTGATTCCCACAAATTTTCAACTAATTTTAGACGGTGACGCAGTAATAATTCTGAACTGGAATAAATACTCAATTCTTCTTTTTCCTTATAATTTGTGGTGGTTGAAGTCATCATATTTTTTATATATCTTATATTTATGGATACGGTCTTACTCAAACAAGAGAAATTTCAGAAGATAATTATAGAAAAAATGTCTCCCATGAAGGCGATCGGCTTAAGCTAACAGTTATGATACTCTAATTAAACTTGTTCAGATTAAAATTTATCAATAATTTAGTTAAACACGTCTTGAATTTACATTTATTAACACTTAAGTACAACAATTACGATCTTAAGATCTTAACGTTAAAAATGTATTGGATAACGTTTTGTCTGATACATTTTGCCAAATTATTATACAGTAAGGTTCGATCGCTCTTTTTTTAGCTAATAGCTGATAGCTAATTAAACAATCAAAGATTATCAAACATTAGCCCAAATCCTTTTTACCAATGACAAAATCTTTACGTTTTGAGACACAAC from Geminocystis sp. NIES-3709 encodes the following:
- a CDS encoding Uma2 family endonuclease — translated: MVTVITKPTFTLDDFLANPPNHQEWIDGELKETTGMTIRHSKIQAKLARLWGNYVNDSQQEGEIYTELPCKTLKQGRRPDVCYLTSELVKNYSNAPSLPQSPPLIAEIASPADSAEDLFAKANEYLASGAEEVWLVLPENEKVIIIILDRTLVFSNDDIVTTQKVLTGFNITINDLFK
- the ppc gene encoding phosphoenolpyruvate carboxylase, whose translation is MMTSTTTNYKEKEELSIYSSSELLLRHRLKLVENLWESVLTNECGQELVDLLDKLKSACSPEGQTTTAQEISASKWIEQLELDDAIKSARAFALYFQLINIVEQHYEQRTQKLIRRTTTEDQVNAIQPPESKNHKPSVLTNGEENPSYFNPKENPASGGTFHWLFPHLQKLNMPPPKIQQLLDKLDISLVFTAHPTEIVRHTIRKKQRRISFILEKLDTAEESYRAMGLTNSWEAENYRQRLMEEVRLWWRTDELHQFKPTVLDEVDYALHYFQEVLFDTIPELFIRLKQALHNTFPKLKPPTHKFCYFGSWVGGDRDGNPFVTPEVTWSTACYQRNLVIDKYLSSMEQLNDILSLSLHWCNVLPELLDSLERDRIRMPELYDKLYVRYRQEPYRLKLAYIEQRLKNTQARNQALSNPDTRKSIKLANKEDNLYPSKFELLEDLNLIKINLEKTGLKCQELDHLISQVEIFGFHLTPLDFRQDSSRHSEALNEIAEYLGVLDKPYNELSEAEKTEWLVQELKTRRPLIPTEVTFSDPTIETIETFKVLKALQLEFGLDICHTYIISMTNYVSDVLEVLLLAKEAGLYDPILGVTSIRIVPLFETVEDLKRAPMVMSELFELPLYKACLTGGYENIKFSSNLILPELFPKNLQEVMLGYSDSNKDSGFLSSNWEIHKAQKTLARIGDKYGLDIKIFHGRGGSVGRGGGPAYAAILAQPTSTIDGRIKITEQGEVLASKYSLPELALYNLETISTAVIQASLLGSGFDDIEPWNEIMEEISASSRKAYRQLIYEQPDFIDFFLSVTPIEEISKLQISSRPARRSSGKKDISSLRAIPWVFSWTQSRFLLPAWYGVGTALQDFLNQEPIENLKLLRYFYLKWPFFKMVISKAEMTLSKVDLQMASHYVAELSKDEDKERFQKVFNQIAKEYYLSRDIVLQINEQERLLDNDPELQRSVQLRNGTIVPLGFLQVSLLKRLRQYASQDKAGLIHFRYSKDELLRGALLTINGIAAGMRNTG